From a single Halorussus halophilus genomic region:
- a CDS encoding RNA-guided endonuclease InsQ/TnpB family protein, giving the protein MEYRRTAVIKLDTSSDDDSALRETVEQFKHCANRASEWCWHGDDGYHVTSKAKAERALYDSLRDETDLTANLVQKGIRRAVEAVKSGVERLKRGESTSKPYFSADSAVYDKRSATFHRDHVSLSTVNGRVECDYILPDDPEKPPTKYVSDDDFEFRMASLQYRDGDWYLHASMRKVEADEESSEPDTKHRTVLGVDLGVNNLAVASTGQFWSADEFNHWRREYEKRRGLLQQCGSRHAHDNIESVGRKETGRFEMHLHRVANELLEEAVENDCSHIVFENLTHIRENVPEATWQHVWAFRRLYEYVEYKAEEYGLNVEQVPPENTSKRCSTCGFTHGNNRSGESFECQKCGYENHADYNASKNIGFRYLRRRQNADDGGAPVGVALNRGTLNVSGEYSPASDGQNGSPRESPRL; this is encoded by the coding sequence GTGGAATACCGGCGAACCGCCGTCATCAAACTCGACACGTCCTCGGACGACGATTCAGCACTCCGAGAGACGGTCGAACAATTCAAACACTGTGCCAACCGCGCAAGCGAGTGGTGCTGGCACGGCGACGACGGCTACCACGTCACCTCGAAAGCCAAAGCCGAACGCGCCCTCTACGACTCACTCCGTGACGAAACCGACCTGACCGCGAATCTCGTTCAGAAAGGGATTCGCAGGGCAGTCGAAGCCGTCAAGAGTGGTGTCGAACGACTCAAACGTGGCGAAAGTACGTCGAAGCCATACTTCTCGGCGGACAGCGCGGTGTATGACAAGCGGTCTGCGACGTTCCACCGCGACCACGTATCGCTGTCCACCGTAAATGGGCGCGTTGAGTGCGATTACATTCTTCCCGACGACCCGGAGAAACCGCCGACCAAGTACGTCTCCGACGACGATTTCGAGTTTCGAATGGCCTCTCTCCAGTACCGCGACGGTGACTGGTATCTCCACGCCTCCATGCGAAAAGTCGAAGCAGACGAGGAGTCGTCTGAACCGGACACCAAGCACAGAACAGTCCTTGGTGTGGATTTAGGTGTCAACAACCTCGCCGTCGCTTCGACCGGGCAGTTCTGGTCGGCAGACGAGTTCAACCACTGGCGTCGAGAGTACGAGAAACGTCGTGGGTTGCTCCAACAGTGTGGCTCTCGCCACGCCCACGATAACATCGAATCCGTTGGGCGAAAAGAGACTGGCCGGTTCGAGATGCACCTTCACAGGGTAGCAAACGAACTTCTTGAAGAAGCGGTCGAGAACGACTGTTCGCACATCGTCTTCGAGAACTTGACCCACATTAGGGAGAACGTCCCTGAAGCGACGTGGCAACACGTTTGGGCGTTCAGACGCCTCTACGAGTACGTCGAGTACAAGGCTGAGGAGTACGGTCTGAACGTCGAGCAAGTTCCGCCGGAGAATACGTCGAAGCGGTGTTCGACGTGTGGGTTTACGCACGGTAACAATCGGTCGGGAGAGTCGTTCGAGTGTCAGAAATGCGGGTATGAGAACCACGCGGACTACAACGCGAGCAAGAATATCGGCTTTCGGTATCTCCGTCGTCGGCAAAACGCAGACGATGGAGGCGCACCCGTAGGTGTTGCGCTAAATCGCGGGACGTTGAACGTGAGTGGCGAGTATTCGCCCGCCAGCGATGGTCAGAACGGGAGTCCACGCGAAAGCCCACGACTTTAG
- a CDS encoding AsnC family transcriptional regulator produces MRDLDETDLEILSLLGEDARRPYSEIADEIGLSGPAVSDRITRLQDAGVINRFTIDVDHSQLRAGIPVFVQVDVPPSGFDDLRDQIGDEEAVEHVFVTADGDIWFYARAQVQNVRQWLDELIAQAGDVNYTVTLMDDYEWRPSLGGTEFALTCAECGNTVDSEGESARIDGQMYHFCCPSCRDRFEERYNRLEEGA; encoded by the coding sequence ATGCGTGACCTGGATGAGACAGACTTGGAGATACTGTCGCTACTCGGTGAGGACGCCCGCCGACCGTACAGCGAAATCGCCGACGAAATAGGCCTTTCTGGACCAGCGGTATCGGACCGCATTACTCGCCTTCAGGACGCGGGCGTCATCAATCGCTTCACCATTGATGTTGACCACTCCCAACTACGCGCTGGCATACCGGTGTTCGTCCAAGTGGACGTACCTCCTAGCGGTTTCGACGACCTTCGGGACCAGATTGGGGACGAAGAAGCAGTTGAACACGTATTTGTGACTGCTGATGGTGATATCTGGTTTTACGCCCGCGCACAGGTCCAGAACGTCCGCCAATGGCTAGACGAACTGATCGCGCAAGCAGGTGATGTCAACTACACCGTGACGTTGATGGACGACTACGAGTGGCGGCCGTCGCTAGGCGGGACCGAGTTTGCACTCACCTGTGCGGAGTGCGGTAACACTGTCGACAGCGAGGGTGAATCAGCCCGCATCGATGGCCAGATGTATCACTTCTGTTGCCCATCCTGCCGGGACCGGTTCGAAGAACGGTACAATCGTCTCGAAGAAGGCGCGTGA
- a CDS encoding plastocyanin/azurin family copper-binding protein, translating into MNSNRRQFLQLLGTSAAAGAGLTQRVTAQETPVVKMGNNYFDPIGLHVEPGTTVQFEIAAGAHSATAYQDRIPDGAQTFDSGVISEGSFKQTFDTPGTYDYYCSPHQSVGMVGRIVVGEPGGPAEQSPIPNGDVPSSDRIVDRETIAYEAFADGDSSSSGGMMGPGMGPGMGSGRGRGWFGGLPFVGGALGMLGVIGGALYWALRRGQPSSEQDNTAMATLRNRHERGEISDEEFQRRRNQLETTDGNTSK; encoded by the coding sequence ATGAATTCCAATCGAAGACAGTTCCTGCAACTGCTCGGTACTAGCGCCGCCGCAGGCGCAGGGCTCACACAGCGAGTTACGGCACAGGAAACGCCCGTCGTGAAGATGGGTAACAACTACTTCGACCCGATCGGCCTCCACGTCGAACCCGGGACGACGGTACAGTTTGAGATTGCCGCGGGCGCTCACTCAGCCACGGCGTATCAAGACCGCATCCCGGACGGCGCGCAAACCTTCGATAGCGGCGTCATCTCAGAAGGATCGTTCAAGCAGACGTTCGACACGCCCGGAACCTACGACTACTACTGCAGTCCACATCAGTCAGTTGGAATGGTCGGCCGAATCGTCGTCGGTGAGCCTGGCGGACCCGCAGAACAGAGCCCGATTCCGAACGGTGATGTCCCGAGTAGCGACAGAATCGTCGACCGAGAGACAATTGCGTACGAGGCGTTTGCGGATGGAGACAGCAGCTCCAGCGGCGGAATGATGGGGCCCGGAATGGGTCCTGGAATGGGGTCTGGGCGCGGCCGCGGTTGGTTCGGTGGCCTGCCGTTTGTCGGTGGCGCACTGGGGATGCTCGGTGTAATCGGCGGAGCACTCTACTGGGCACTCCGCCGTGGACAACCCTCGTCCGAACAAGACAATACGGCCATGGCAACGCTTCGGAACCGACACGAACGAGGAGAAATCAGCGACGAAGAATTCCAGCGTCGCCGCAACCAGTTGGAAACCACCGACGGGAACACATCAAAATAG
- a CDS encoding thioredoxin family protein has translation MTDDRVEATELDEREIGIPPVVPFVRGNDRSERRPLESVAALLCTSTVTTQNTACLRELNFAFKSKTESLREFRIWIVMPITYKTVSLSVTEVILFTQETCGACATQRQKNEGIEDEFPDVEFREVDIQKDLETAEEYDVRKTPTTLIYADGERVDEFIGIVEREELEEEIRSAIHRQEGLAQRLIGLVHR, from the coding sequence ATGACCGACGACCGGGTTGAGGCGACGGAACTCGACGAGCGAGAAATCGGTATTCCACCTGTGGTCCCGTTCGTGAGGGGGAACGATCGTTCGGAACGACGACCGCTGGAATCCGTGGCAGCGCTTCTTTGTACATCTACCGTCACAACACAGAACACTGCTTGCCTCCGAGAACTGAATTTCGCTTTCAAATCAAAGACTGAGTCCCTGCGCGAGTTTAGAATTTGGATAGTAATGCCAATAACGTACAAGACCGTATCTCTATCTGTGACCGAAGTCATCCTCTTCACTCAGGAAACGTGCGGGGCGTGTGCTACGCAGCGACAGAAAAACGAGGGCATCGAGGACGAGTTCCCTGATGTCGAATTCCGCGAGGTCGACATACAGAAAGACCTCGAGACGGCCGAAGAGTACGATGTCCGGAAGACGCCAACTACCCTCATCTACGCCGATGGCGAGCGAGTTGACGAGTTCATCGGTATCGTCGAGCGGGAGGAGTTGGAGGAGGAGATCCGATCGGCGATTCATCGTCAAGAAGGACTCGCCCAACGGCTCATCGGCCTCGTGCACAGATGA
- a CDS encoding multicopper oxidase family protein, translated as MSALAGCSGSDVLEDNDESQSATPRPTVSASADTSTTVTAAPGPIQPGPNTSAQNWLYNGEFPGPELRVKEGDVFETTVRNDVSEGTTVHWHGVPVPNAMDGVPGLTQQPIASGETFTYKFRAEPAGTYFYHSHVGLQLDRGLFGPLVIEEQNPHVEYDREYTVIVDDYLNQEPRPLSEVDSGQGPMGGGRGGRGGRGGRGGGGSGGMGNMGQMGDRRPPYAGLLINGRLPSDPQTFTIQEGERIRLRFVNAGSATAFRVRTAGHNMSVTHADGRPVEPVTVDSFVFGAGERYDAVVEANNPGTWEIRADAVNGSESPARALLQYDGNSGSPSAPSSEGRRLQYADLNALSPLDGINGNPDRQFDLTLSPGGGGSYEWVIDGQAYPDADPLRVREGDHVRVRMVNRSPVIHPMHLHGHFFQVGNAVKDTVIVPGHMGEVTFDFLADNPGEWLFHCHNLYHLEAGMARVLQYVQ; from the coding sequence GTGAGTGCACTCGCGGGATGCTCGGGAAGCGACGTGCTGGAGGACAACGACGAATCGCAGTCTGCCACACCACGTCCGACCGTCTCAGCTTCTGCGGACACGTCAACGACGGTCACCGCGGCGCCCGGCCCAATCCAGCCAGGACCGAATACATCTGCCCAGAATTGGCTGTACAACGGTGAGTTCCCCGGACCTGAACTTCGAGTTAAGGAGGGAGATGTATTCGAAACCACAGTCAGAAACGACGTTTCGGAGGGGACGACGGTCCACTGGCACGGTGTACCGGTGCCGAACGCGATGGATGGCGTCCCTGGGCTCACCCAACAGCCGATAGCGTCGGGTGAGACGTTCACGTACAAGTTCCGAGCGGAACCCGCGGGGACGTACTTCTATCATAGTCACGTCGGACTCCAACTCGACCGCGGACTCTTCGGTCCATTGGTGATTGAAGAACAGAATCCTCACGTCGAGTACGACCGAGAGTACACAGTCATCGTCGACGACTACTTGAACCAAGAACCACGACCACTCTCGGAAGTTGACTCCGGTCAAGGTCCGATGGGTGGCGGACGGGGAGGCCGAGGCGGTCGTGGTGGCAGAGGTGGTGGCGGTTCCGGCGGCATGGGAAACATGGGCCAGATGGGTGACAGACGACCACCGTACGCCGGACTCCTCATCAATGGACGGTTACCGTCTGACCCGCAGACGTTCACCATCCAAGAAGGCGAACGGATACGTCTCCGATTCGTGAACGCCGGAAGTGCAACGGCATTCCGGGTTCGGACTGCCGGTCACAATATGTCGGTCACCCACGCCGACGGACGGCCGGTCGAACCGGTGACGGTGGATTCGTTTGTCTTCGGGGCCGGCGAACGGTACGACGCAGTCGTCGAGGCCAACAACCCCGGGACGTGGGAGATACGCGCCGACGCTGTGAACGGTAGCGAATCACCGGCACGCGCCCTCCTTCAGTATGACGGGAACAGTGGATCTCCGTCTGCGCCATCCTCGGAGGGACGCCGACTCCAGTACGCTGACCTCAATGCGCTCTCACCGCTAGACGGAATCAATGGCAACCCAGACCGCCAGTTCGACCTGACGCTGTCGCCAGGCGGTGGCGGTTCCTACGAGTGGGTGATCGACGGTCAGGCGTACCCCGATGCGGACCCACTCCGCGTGCGCGAGGGCGACCATGTCCGAGTGAGGATGGTAAACCGTAGCCCGGTGATTCACCCGATGCACCTCCACGGTCACTTCTTCCAAGTCGGAAACGCCGTCAAGGACACCGTTATCGTCCCCGGCCACATGGGCGAGGTCACCTTCGACTTCCTGGCTGATAATCCGGGCGAATGGCTGTTCCACTGTCACAACCTCTACCACCTCGAAGCTGGAATGGCACGGGTTCTGCAATACGTCCAATAA
- a CDS encoding DUF302 domain-containing protein: MDYTMRKQVDDEFDMVVEKTMSALEEEGFGVLCDIDVQTTFAEKLDEEFRQYRILGACNPQLAFEGLADEIELGALLPCNVIVYETDDGVTVSAVDPKQLVGITENPNLDSISQEVADRFERVLDEL, from the coding sequence ATGGACTATACAATGCGGAAGCAGGTCGACGATGAGTTTGACATGGTTGTCGAGAAGACTATGAGTGCGCTCGAAGAGGAAGGCTTCGGCGTCCTCTGTGACATCGACGTGCAAACGACGTTCGCGGAGAAACTCGACGAAGAGTTCAGACAATATCGCATCCTCGGCGCCTGCAACCCCCAACTCGCCTTCGAAGGCCTCGCAGACGAAATCGAACTCGGTGCGCTCCTACCGTGCAACGTTATCGTCTACGAGACCGACGACGGCGTCACCGTGAGCGCCGTCGATCCCAAACAACTGGTCGGCATCACGGAAAATCCCAACCTCGACTCGATCTCCCAAGAAGTCGCTGACCGATTCGAACGAGTACTCGACGAACTGTGA
- a CDS encoding carbamoyltransferase family protein, producing the protein MTNYALAFKPAIGLYGRHDPSAVLFEDGEAVYGIEEERLTRHKHAPKTFPREAIRACLDYRDLDLGEISKVILPYDPSLQSKIVDHYLWDTVRLDGLDTKLSHVEWLVKSQIQSQFFPTKQVESRLAEIGDSVPPIETKPHHACHAASAYHPSGFDEALVLTVDAKGEYDSTVVWHGDEDGLSRIRTYDHPNSLGLFFAVITEYLGYRMFNGEGKVMGLAPYGQENEAIETALRDIVTPGVDYDVTELTQRWGTDYGVRQLEKKFGRPRNDSPGEFDQWQKDLAYAAQRFLEETVLDIATKYANAIGTENVGIGGGVALNCKMNKQLIEAESIEDVFIQPVAHDAGLALGAGWLDQSPSAVPTMTDVYLGSEYDTEEVVEILETNKVEYERPDDVERYVAERLADGALVGWFRGRMEMGPRALGSRSILADPRTIESRDRVNKFVKHREEWRPFAPSMLEDAADEYLETGQPAPFMITASDVKPKKQDDIEAVLHPADKSTRPQTVREEQHPQYYRLISEFADITGVPVVLNTSFNDHAEPIVETPAQALKDFYGMGLDVLVLEDVIVEK; encoded by the coding sequence ATGACGAACTACGCACTCGCGTTCAAGCCTGCGATCGGGCTGTACGGACGACACGACCCCAGTGCAGTACTTTTCGAGGATGGCGAAGCCGTCTATGGTATCGAAGAAGAGCGACTTACTCGTCACAAACATGCACCGAAGACCTTCCCGCGTGAAGCAATACGCGCGTGCCTCGACTATCGGGACCTAGACCTCGGAGAGATCTCGAAGGTCATTCTTCCATACGACCCGTCGCTCCAATCGAAGATCGTCGACCACTACCTCTGGGATACAGTTCGTCTCGACGGTCTCGATACGAAACTCTCTCACGTAGAGTGGCTAGTGAAATCCCAGATACAAAGCCAGTTTTTCCCGACGAAGCAAGTCGAATCTCGACTGGCAGAAATCGGAGACTCAGTGCCGCCAATCGAGACCAAACCACACCACGCGTGCCATGCTGCCAGTGCATACCACCCCTCTGGGTTCGACGAGGCGTTAGTGCTCACCGTCGACGCCAAAGGCGAGTACGACTCGACAGTCGTCTGGCATGGTGACGAGGACGGCCTTTCGCGCATTCGAACGTACGACCACCCGAATAGTCTTGGGCTTTTCTTCGCCGTCATCACCGAGTATCTCGGGTATCGAATGTTCAACGGCGAAGGCAAAGTGATGGGTCTCGCTCCATACGGTCAGGAGAACGAAGCAATCGAGACCGCCCTCCGAGACATCGTTACGCCGGGCGTCGATTACGACGTGACGGAACTGACCCAGCGCTGGGGAACTGACTACGGTGTCCGACAACTAGAGAAGAAGTTCGGTCGTCCACGAAACGACTCACCGGGAGAGTTCGACCAATGGCAGAAAGACCTCGCGTACGCCGCTCAGAGATTCCTGGAAGAGACCGTTCTCGACATCGCGACGAAATACGCCAACGCCATCGGCACGGAAAACGTCGGGATTGGGGGTGGTGTTGCGTTGAACTGCAAGATGAACAAACAACTGATCGAAGCAGAGTCCATCGAGGACGTGTTCATCCAACCGGTCGCACACGACGCCGGTCTAGCACTCGGTGCCGGATGGCTCGATCAGTCTCCGTCGGCTGTCCCGACGATGACGGACGTGTATCTCGGGTCGGAGTACGACACTGAGGAAGTAGTCGAGATACTGGAGACGAACAAGGTAGAGTACGAACGTCCCGACGACGTCGAACGGTACGTCGCCGAACGTCTCGCGGATGGGGCGCTTGTCGGGTGGTTCCGTGGTCGGATGGAGATGGGGCCGCGTGCACTCGGCAGTCGAAGCATCCTCGCAGACCCGCGAACTATCGAATCTCGTGATCGAGTGAACAAGTTCGTCAAACACCGCGAAGAGTGGCGGCCGTTCGCGCCCTCGATGCTCGAAGACGCCGCAGACGAGTATCTCGAAACCGGCCAACCGGCCCCGTTCATGATAACGGCATCCGACGTGAAACCGAAGAAGCAAGACGATATCGAAGCGGTTCTCCACCCAGCAGATAAATCGACACGACCACAGACCGTTCGTGAAGAGCAACATCCACAGTATTATCGGCTCATCTCCGAGTTTGCCGATATCACCGGCGTACCAGTCGTGCTTAATACGTCCTTCAACGACCATGCCGAACCAATCGTCGAAACGCCCGCGCAAGCACTCAAGGATTTCTACGGAATGGGTCTCGACGTACTCGTCTTAGAGGACGTGATCGTCGAAAAGTGA
- the carA gene encoding glutamine-hydrolyzing carbamoyl-phosphate synthase small subunit, producing the protein MSDGYIALEDGTVIEARGRSPGRTRGELVFTTAYTGYEESLTDPSYEKQILTFSYPLIGNYGVREERFESVRIHPSAVVARELTADVTNWLAEEGVPAMDHLDTRTLVRRIREQGAMQCGIAVGSNVTPDDARSELDTCVGMSDHDTIGEDVSVEQPVRYRDAEDGPSVAFIDCGAKQSIVTSLVERGATVHVLPYDATVSDVRAVDPDVLFISNGPGDPAIFEAAERLVTQVVGNLPIAGICLGQQIIARALGGATEKMRFGHRGVNQPVYDRKSDQVVMTTQNHGYAVTESGDLDVTQVNVNDGTPEALVDEERSILTRQYHPEANPGPHDTLDFFDDVLALAESRQSVV; encoded by the coding sequence ATGTCAGATGGTTACATCGCCCTGGAAGACGGAACAGTAATCGAAGCGCGCGGTCGGTCACCGGGAAGGACACGGGGAGAGCTTGTGTTTACTACTGCGTATACCGGGTACGAGGAGAGCTTAACCGACCCATCGTACGAAAAACAGATATTGACGTTCTCATACCCGCTCATCGGTAACTACGGTGTGCGAGAGGAACGGTTCGAGAGTGTCCGAATCCACCCGAGTGCCGTCGTTGCACGAGAACTGACGGCCGACGTGACGAACTGGCTGGCGGAAGAAGGTGTTCCAGCGATGGACCACCTCGATACACGAACTCTGGTGAGGCGTATCCGTGAGCAGGGAGCGATGCAATGTGGAATTGCCGTTGGGTCGAACGTAACACCGGACGATGCGCGGAGTGAACTCGATACGTGCGTAGGGATGAGCGACCACGACACTATCGGTGAGGATGTGAGTGTCGAGCAACCAGTCCGGTATCGTGACGCCGAAGATGGCCCTTCTGTTGCGTTTATCGACTGTGGAGCAAAGCAGAGTATCGTTACCTCGCTCGTCGAGCGTGGTGCGACCGTACACGTTCTCCCGTATGATGCAACTGTCTCGGACGTTCGCGCCGTGGATCCTGACGTCCTGTTCATCTCGAATGGGCCAGGTGACCCGGCAATCTTCGAAGCCGCAGAACGCCTCGTTACACAGGTTGTCGGTAACTTACCGATTGCGGGCATTTGTCTCGGCCAACAGATCATCGCCCGGGCACTCGGCGGAGCCACCGAAAAGATGCGATTCGGTCACCGTGGTGTCAACCAACCGGTCTATGATCGGAAATCGGATCAGGTGGTCATGACGACCCAAAATCACGGGTACGCTGTTACCGAGTCGGGGGACCTCGACGTGACACAAGTCAACGTCAACGATGGGACGCCGGAAGCGCTCGTCGATGAGGAACGGTCGATTCTCACGCGGCAGTATCACCCCGAGGCGAATCCCGGACCTCACGATACACTCGACTTCTTCGACGATGTGCTTGCACTCGCCGAATCGCGTCAGTCAGTAGTGTGA
- a CDS encoding DUF7521 family protein, with protein sequence MIETPIVVVKLITLVLSLGVAYLAYHGYRRSESKPMLYVAFGFVFIGTGAVCEGVIYAVFDTSLSAAAFIQAVIVSSGMLFILASLKLHD encoded by the coding sequence ATGATCGAGACACCGATTGTCGTCGTCAAACTGATCACACTCGTCCTCAGTCTCGGTGTCGCGTACCTGGCGTATCACGGCTACAGGCGCAGCGAGAGTAAACCGATGCTATACGTCGCATTTGGGTTCGTGTTCATCGGTACCGGTGCAGTTTGTGAAGGCGTTATATACGCCGTCTTCGACACGTCACTCTCTGCGGCCGCATTCATACAAGCAGTAATCGTATCGAGTGGAATGCTTTTCATCCTTGCCTCATTGAAACTGCACGATTGA
- a CDS encoding ArsR/SmtB family transcription factor — MEQGENSATAAIFQVLADDHSRRILLAADREPKSAKELSEICGVSLATIYRRVSTLETHGLVEDLSSVDSDGSHRRKYETTLEELHAEVSNGELELSIETRDELADNFSSLWTNLREDL; from the coding sequence ATGGAGCAAGGGGAGAACTCAGCGACGGCGGCCATCTTCCAAGTTCTCGCTGACGACCACTCACGGCGTATTCTTCTTGCGGCAGACCGAGAGCCAAAGTCGGCGAAAGAACTCAGCGAGATCTGTGGTGTCTCGCTTGCGACGATCTACCGGCGAGTGTCTACACTCGAAACGCATGGTCTCGTCGAAGATCTCTCGTCTGTCGATTCGGATGGTTCTCATAGGCGGAAGTACGAAACGACGCTCGAAGAACTCCACGCCGAGGTGTCCAACGGAGAACTCGAACTCTCAATCGAGACTCGCGACGAACTGGCCGACAACTTCTCTTCTCTTTGGACGAACCTCAGGGAAGATTTATGA
- a CDS encoding cytochrome c biogenesis CcdA family protein, producing MAVAGIRVLLPGYHVIVPLAKLGSGSYFPPVAVTVVGTVLMVSALGKRAVLDGLRVGGFVTFGVVSVYLLIGGFILALGHWIEPYLVSLELLVGPLLIGLGIMYYYDVSPLQSVQLPERDGSTIPAFVVFGIVYGIGSLACNLPVFLGMVLTSFTTHGFVDGLAVFGAFAAGMGTLVLGVSIAARVTGETLPLGRYGRKARLVGSVSFVLIGLYVTGYSLRSFGYLPRSAFLG from the coding sequence ATGGCTGTAGCTGGCATTCGCGTCCTGCTCCCAGGATACCACGTCATTGTGCCACTTGCCAAGTTAGGGTCTGGAAGCTACTTTCCGCCCGTCGCCGTCACCGTCGTCGGTACCGTTCTCATGGTGAGTGCACTCGGTAAACGAGCGGTCCTCGATGGACTTCGCGTCGGTGGATTCGTTACGTTCGGTGTGGTTTCGGTGTATCTGCTAATCGGTGGGTTCATCCTCGCTCTGGGTCACTGGATCGAACCGTATCTAGTCTCGCTCGAACTTCTAGTCGGACCGTTGCTCATCGGACTCGGTATCATGTACTACTACGATGTCTCTCCGTTGCAGTCGGTTCAACTTCCTGAGCGAGATGGATCAACGATTCCTGCGTTCGTCGTCTTCGGTATCGTCTACGGAATTGGAAGTCTCGCCTGTAACCTCCCGGTCTTCTTGGGGATGGTGCTCACGTCGTTCACGACGCACGGCTTCGTCGATGGTCTCGCTGTATTCGGAGCGTTCGCGGCCGGGATGGGGACGCTCGTCCTTGGTGTTAGTATCGCCGCACGTGTTACAGGAGAGACGCTGCCACTCGGTCGATACGGCCGAAAGGCCCGCCTCGTCGGGAGTGTGTCCTTCGTTCTGATCGGTCTCTACGTAACGGGGTATTCGCTTCGCTCGTTCGGGTATCTTCCTAGAAGCGCTTTTCTCGGGTGA
- a CDS encoding DsbA family protein, which produces MDLPDTITTRRAVLGGIGTLAAGGGVVYGASQLDSESSASTTGQFQQSSKTTGFDINLQGHPIMGDLDAPIDMYYWSDYQCPFCRRFEQNAFPKIIENYVKTGTVRVVFIEFPYLSDNSMTAAVMDKCVWRQVRDSSPDTYLRWHSTLYDEQESKGSGWASKSNLLEITRGVEGVDASAVKTCMENHRSEIESSINEDMNKASQFGIRGTPAFILYNRDADAAGKLVGAQPYGRFKEAFKQVQNAG; this is translated from the coding sequence ATGGACTTGCCAGACACGATCACAACACGTCGTGCCGTGCTCGGTGGAATCGGCACGCTCGCAGCAGGCGGCGGGGTCGTCTATGGGGCATCACAACTCGACTCCGAGTCGTCTGCATCGACGACCGGCCAATTTCAGCAGAGTTCGAAAACCACGGGATTCGACATCAACCTCCAGGGCCACCCCATCATGGGGGACCTAGACGCACCTATCGATATGTACTACTGGAGCGATTACCAGTGTCCCTTCTGTCGTCGATTCGAACAGAACGCGTTCCCAAAAATCATCGAGAATTACGTCAAAACCGGCACCGTTCGCGTCGTCTTCATCGAGTTTCCATACCTCAGCGACAATTCGATGACTGCTGCAGTGATGGACAAATGCGTCTGGCGGCAGGTACGAGACTCCTCGCCCGACACGTACCTGCGGTGGCATTCGACGCTCTACGACGAACAGGAGTCGAAAGGGTCTGGCTGGGCTTCGAAGAGTAATCTGTTAGAAATAACGCGCGGCGTCGAGGGCGTGGACGCAAGTGCCGTCAAAACGTGCATGGAAAACCACCGTTCCGAGATTGAGTCATCGATAAACGAAGACATGAACAAAGCATCACAATTCGGAATCCGGGGAACACCTGCGTTCATTCTGTATAATCGTGATGCAGACGCCGCCGGAAAGCTCGTCGGCGCGCAACCGTATGGCCGCTTCAAAGAGGCGTTCAAACAGGTGCAAAACGCCGGATGA
- a CDS encoding cytochrome c maturation protein CcmE domain-containing protein, whose translation MSATTEFVTPTNLAHEDYQGEWVNLEGSVRNLDTSGTKTTFDVTDGNATIEVVYDKPLPETLQNGRIVVAKGEYRNGKLVANKLSVRAHEGSDNKNER comes from the coding sequence ATGAGCGCCACGACAGAGTTCGTCACGCCGACGAACCTTGCTCACGAAGACTATCAAGGTGAATGGGTGAACCTCGAAGGGTCTGTGAGGAATCTCGACACGTCGGGGACGAAGACTACCTTCGACGTGACCGACGGCAACGCCACGATCGAAGTAGTGTACGATAAACCGCTTCCCGAAACCTTACAGAACGGTCGAATCGTCGTGGCAAAAGGTGAGTATCGGAACGGGAAGTTAGTGGCTAACAAGCTCTCCGTCCGAGCCCACGAAGGTAGCGACAACAAGAACGAGCGATGA